A genomic region of Salinibacter pepae contains the following coding sequences:
- a CDS encoding P-loop NTPase: protein MEVTSNVLTFASGKGGVGKSVVTANLAEMLAREGHRVALLDADLGQSDAAVLLNEAPATTVLGAVQEDAALRAVPHETEGGVTLVQAAHRPPPEAPDARDALYAALDTLLGRLRETHEYVLVDASAGTDGPVQWALDRADLGVLVVVGEPTAVADAYRLAKQLWNADPDYPLGLVVNFAEDEDDARSIGERFKAVTTRFLGQAPKTLGWIPFSHAVRRSVSDQTPVVRSEGPARDAFADLADTTARGQYALSPALS, encoded by the coding sequence ATGGAAGTAACCTCCAACGTTCTCACATTTGCCAGCGGCAAGGGCGGCGTCGGGAAGAGCGTCGTGACGGCCAACCTCGCCGAGATGCTCGCGCGGGAGGGACACCGTGTGGCCCTCCTCGACGCGGACCTGGGCCAGAGCGACGCGGCGGTGCTCCTCAACGAGGCCCCCGCCACGACGGTGTTGGGCGCCGTGCAGGAGGACGCCGCGCTGCGTGCGGTGCCGCACGAGACGGAGGGGGGAGTGACCCTGGTGCAGGCCGCCCACCGCCCGCCCCCCGAAGCCCCGGACGCGCGTGACGCCCTGTACGCCGCGCTCGATACCCTGCTCGGGCGCCTCCGCGAAACGCACGAGTACGTGCTCGTCGACGCGTCGGCCGGAACCGACGGGCCCGTGCAGTGGGCCCTGGATCGGGCCGACCTGGGGGTGCTCGTGGTCGTGGGCGAGCCCACCGCCGTGGCCGATGCCTACCGGCTCGCCAAGCAGCTGTGGAACGCCGACCCCGATTACCCGCTGGGCCTCGTCGTCAATTTTGCCGAGGACGAGGACGACGCCCGCAGCATCGGGGAACGGTTCAAGGCGGTCACGACCCGCTTTCTGGGGCAGGCCCCGAAGACCCTCGGCTGGATTCCGTTCTCGCACGCCGTGCGCCGCTCGGTGTCGGACCAGACGCCGGTGGTGCGGAGCGAGGGGCCCGCCCGGGACGCCTTCGCCGATCTGGCCGACACGACCGCCCGGGGGCAGTACGCCCTCTCGCCCGCCCTCTCATGA
- a CDS encoding flagellar biosynthesis protein FlhF, which yields MDVKTFTDSSIQAALEKARHKLGDQVVLVESEPPTDEGPAQVTVMVDESAQPAATQGEPSWGHVPKPSEAPASAPSTSPAPGRGGENDGAALGHEEDEAAGPPGAGRASRFQSELEAQSRPGANASGQGPGRGRVFPASDAEGDGAATTGDHEAWVESRLAELRARGGDGHDRTARPAGAETDEWAAHPLYGRLLEDGLRPKTATALFGDLTERGVDPRESPRDELHWALAQVVCRRIQTDPLTDDTGVIALVGPSGAGKTSLALKLAVHDRMLARQDTAVLHLCPEAGRNASYQNPTALYRRFGLPVRSVRTKEDMAKALRCVGDFEQVLIDTPPLPMPLSEARPVLRRYRRLLRPLPRPAVHFVVDATRALGGIDEATFARLPLRPTAAAVTHLDEVHDWGQVAEWLIHVDLPVQIISEGPEVPDGARAFSLRWFVEDVMDL from the coding sequence ATGGACGTCAAGACCTTTACCGATTCGAGCATTCAGGCGGCCCTCGAAAAGGCGCGGCACAAGCTGGGCGACCAGGTTGTGCTGGTCGAGTCGGAGCCGCCCACCGACGAGGGGCCCGCGCAGGTCACCGTGATGGTGGACGAGTCGGCCCAGCCGGCCGCCACGCAGGGCGAGCCGTCCTGGGGCCACGTGCCGAAGCCGTCGGAGGCGCCTGCGTCGGCCCCGAGCACGTCGCCCGCCCCGGGCCGCGGGGGCGAGAATGACGGGGCCGCCCTCGGGCACGAGGAGGACGAGGCAGCGGGGCCGCCCGGGGCGGGGCGGGCGTCGCGCTTCCAGTCGGAGCTGGAGGCCCAATCCCGGCCGGGGGCGAACGCGTCGGGGCAGGGCCCGGGGCGGGGACGGGTGTTTCCGGCCTCGGATGCGGAGGGCGACGGGGCCGCGACGACCGGCGACCACGAGGCCTGGGTCGAGTCGCGCCTGGCGGAGCTCCGAGCCCGGGGCGGGGACGGGCACGACCGGACCGCCCGCCCCGCCGGAGCGGAGACCGACGAGTGGGCCGCCCACCCGCTCTACGGGCGCCTGCTGGAGGACGGCCTCCGGCCCAAGACCGCGACCGCCCTCTTTGGCGACCTGACGGAGCGGGGCGTGGACCCGAGGGAGAGCCCCCGGGACGAGCTGCACTGGGCCCTCGCACAGGTGGTGTGTCGCCGCATCCAGACCGACCCCCTGACCGACGACACGGGCGTGATCGCCCTGGTGGGGCCCAGCGGCGCCGGGAAGACGTCGCTCGCCCTCAAGCTCGCGGTCCACGACCGCATGCTCGCCCGGCAGGACACCGCCGTGCTTCACCTGTGCCCGGAGGCGGGACGCAACGCGTCCTATCAGAATCCGACCGCCCTGTACCGGCGCTTCGGCCTCCCGGTGCGGAGCGTCCGCACGAAGGAGGACATGGCGAAGGCGCTCCGGTGCGTCGGCGACTTCGAGCAGGTGCTCATCGACACGCCGCCGCTCCCCATGCCCCTGTCGGAGGCCCGCCCGGTGCTGCGGCGGTACCGGCGCCTCCTGCGGCCCCTGCCGCGGCCCGCCGTCCACTTCGTGGTCGATGCCACCCGGGCGCTCGGGGGGATCGACGAGGCGACGTTCGCCCGGCTGCCCCTCCGCCCCACGGCGGCGGCCGTCACCCACCTGGACGAGGTGCACGACTGGGGACAGGTGGCGGAGTGGCTGATCCACGTCGACCTGCCCGTACAGATTATCTCGGAGGGGCCCGAGGTGCCGGACGGGGCCCGGGCCTTCTCCCTGCGGTGGTTCGTGGAAGACGTCATGGACCTCTAG
- the fliP gene encoding flagellar type III secretion system pore protein FliP (The bacterial flagellar biogenesis protein FliP forms a type III secretion system (T3SS)-type pore required for flagellar assembly.) has translation MPGPSPVRRAGGLIVLVALLLAGGGLVGAPAFAQEAGATAAPVDTSGSSLGGLPQVDLTPSEDGYELPIQLLLLLTVLTLAPAIIILMTSFTRLVVVFSILRRALGLQRSPPRQVVIGLSLFLSLFIMQPVLETVHQDALRPYLDNEITQQEAFDRASTPMKRFMLTHTRDKDLMLFMDMGEIESFEGPDEAPLYVVVPAFVISELRIAFQIGFMIFLPFLIVDLVVASILMSMGMMMLPPVMISLPIKLLLFVLTDGWYLIVESLMQGYAVG, from the coding sequence ATGCCGGGGCCCTCGCCCGTTCGACGGGCCGGGGGGCTCATCGTACTGGTCGCGCTTCTCCTGGCGGGGGGGGGCCTCGTCGGGGCCCCCGCATTCGCCCAGGAGGCCGGGGCGACGGCCGCTCCGGTCGACACGTCCGGGTCGTCGCTCGGGGGCCTCCCCCAGGTCGACCTGACCCCTTCGGAGGACGGGTACGAGCTGCCGATCCAGCTCCTCCTCCTGCTGACGGTCCTCACGCTCGCCCCGGCCATCATCATTCTGATGACCAGCTTCACGCGCCTGGTCGTCGTCTTCAGCATCCTGCGCCGGGCGCTGGGGCTGCAGCGGTCCCCGCCCCGGCAGGTCGTCATCGGCCTCTCGCTCTTCCTGTCCCTCTTTATCATGCAGCCGGTGCTGGAGACGGTCCACCAGGACGCGCTCCGGCCGTACCTGGACAACGAGATCACGCAGCAGGAGGCGTTCGACCGGGCGTCCACGCCGATGAAGCGGTTCATGCTCACCCACACGCGGGACAAGGACCTCATGCTCTTCATGGACATGGGGGAGATCGAAAGCTTTGAGGGCCCGGACGAGGCGCCGCTCTACGTGGTCGTGCCGGCGTTCGTCATCAGCGAGCTCCGGATTGCATTCCAGATCGGCTTTATGATCTTCCTGCCGTTCCTCATTGTGGACCTCGTCGTGGCGAGCATTCTGATGAGCATGGGCATGATGATGCTGCCGCCCGTTATGATCTCGCTGCCCATCAAGCTGCTGCTCTTTGTGCTGACCGACGGCTGGTACCTGATCGTCGAGTCGCTCATGCAGGGCTACGCGGTGGGGTAG
- the flhA gene encoding flagellar biosynthesis protein FlhA has translation MMVVPLPSYLLDLFLATDIALSLGVLLTSFYAERPLEFAIFPGLLLTTTLFRLSLNVASTRLILGTAEAGALINAFGSFVVAGNYVVGAIIFLVLVIINFVVITKGTERISEVAARFTLDAMPGKQMAIDADLNSGLIDEREARERRDEVTEEADFYGAMDGATKFVRGEAVAGILITAINVVGGLVIGVTQQAMGIGEAASTFALLSIGDGLVSQIPALMVSTAAGIIVSRASGEEGSLASEMKGQLLDKPPPLLITGCFLGVMGFVPGLPVLPFWLLSAGVLLLWYLRSKEKKAEDEAEAERQREAEEEQAEEGAEEDPSDLLLVDPLELEIGYGLISLVDPDQGGDLLERVKMLRKQLAEEMGLVIPPVRIRDNVDMDSNKYVIRLRGNPIGEGQVMPGYKLALLPDDVDEAPSGIRVEDPTFGLPAVWVAERNLSEAEQMGLTVIEPPAVISTHLLEELRKNAYRLLDRQEVREMLDKVEESAPALVDELVPDLLSLGSIRKVLQRLLEERIPIRDLVTILETLADHASQTQTVEVLTEHCRAALAPTITREFSGPEGRIKAFVMDPALEQHLLETAESGGLDANTLGLQPERADALVKAIDEQATELISNDRAPILLISPVLRATVYQFLDPMVSDITVLSYNDLTPDAPVDIVDQVSIPQGSSSPDLSAATAGVSNA, from the coding sequence ATGATGGTGGTGCCCCTGCCCAGCTATCTGCTGGACCTCTTCCTGGCCACGGACATCGCCCTGAGCCTCGGGGTGCTCCTGACGTCGTTCTATGCCGAGCGGCCCCTGGAATTTGCGATCTTCCCGGGCCTGCTGCTCACGACCACCCTCTTCCGGCTCTCGCTGAACGTGGCGTCGACCCGGCTCATCCTGGGCACCGCGGAGGCGGGTGCCCTCATCAACGCGTTTGGAAGCTTCGTCGTGGCGGGCAACTACGTGGTGGGGGCCATCATCTTCCTCGTGCTCGTCATTATCAACTTCGTGGTCATCACGAAGGGCACCGAGCGCATCTCGGAGGTCGCCGCGCGGTTTACGCTCGACGCGATGCCGGGGAAGCAGATGGCCATCGACGCGGACCTCAACTCGGGCCTCATCGACGAGCGGGAGGCGCGCGAGCGGCGGGACGAGGTGACGGAGGAGGCCGACTTCTACGGGGCCATGGACGGCGCCACGAAGTTTGTGCGGGGCGAGGCCGTCGCGGGCATCCTCATCACGGCCATTAACGTCGTGGGGGGCTTGGTGATCGGCGTGACCCAGCAGGCAATGGGGATCGGGGAGGCGGCGAGCACCTTCGCCCTGCTCTCGATCGGGGACGGGCTCGTGTCGCAAATCCCCGCGCTCATGGTGTCGACGGCGGCCGGCATCATCGTCTCGCGGGCCAGTGGGGAGGAGGGGTCGCTGGCCAGCGAGATGAAGGGCCAGCTCCTCGACAAGCCGCCCCCGCTGCTGATCACGGGGTGCTTCCTGGGGGTCATGGGCTTTGTGCCGGGGCTGCCCGTCCTTCCGTTCTGGCTGCTGAGCGCAGGGGTGCTCCTGCTGTGGTACCTGCGCAGCAAGGAGAAGAAGGCGGAGGACGAAGCAGAGGCCGAGCGCCAGCGCGAGGCCGAGGAGGAGCAGGCCGAGGAGGGGGCCGAAGAGGACCCCTCCGACCTGTTGCTGGTGGACCCGCTCGAACTGGAGATCGGCTACGGGCTCATCTCCCTCGTGGACCCGGACCAGGGCGGGGACCTCCTGGAGCGCGTCAAGATGCTGCGGAAGCAACTGGCCGAGGAGATGGGCCTGGTCATCCCGCCGGTGCGCATCCGCGACAACGTCGACATGGACTCGAACAAATACGTGATCCGGCTGCGGGGCAATCCCATCGGCGAGGGCCAGGTGATGCCGGGGTACAAGCTCGCGCTGCTCCCGGACGACGTCGACGAGGCGCCGTCGGGCATCCGGGTCGAGGATCCCACCTTTGGGCTGCCGGCCGTCTGGGTGGCGGAGCGCAACCTGTCGGAGGCGGAGCAGATGGGCCTGACCGTGATCGAGCCGCCGGCCGTCATCTCGACCCACCTGCTGGAGGAGCTGCGGAAGAACGCCTATCGGCTCCTCGACCGGCAGGAGGTCCGGGAGATGCTGGACAAGGTGGAGGAGTCGGCCCCCGCCCTCGTCGACGAACTGGTGCCGGACCTCCTCTCGCTGGGCAGCATCCGCAAGGTGCTCCAGCGGCTGCTGGAGGAGCGCATTCCGATTCGCGACCTCGTGACGATCCTCGAAACGCTGGCCGACCACGCCTCGCAGACGCAGACGGTGGAGGTGCTGACCGAGCACTGCCGGGCGGCCCTGGCGCCCACCATCACCCGCGAGTTCTCGGGGCCCGAGGGGCGCATCAAGGCCTTCGTGATGGACCCGGCCCTGGAGCAGCACCTGCTCGAAACGGCCGAGTCCGGGGGGCTCGACGCCAACACCCTCGGGCTGCAGCCCGAGCGGGCCGACGCCCTCGTCAAGGCGATCGACGAGCAGGCGACTGAGCTTATCAGCAACGACCGGGCGCCGATCCTGCTGATCTCCCCCGTGCTGCGGGCGACGGTCTACCAGTTTCTGGATCCGATGGTCTCGGACATTACCGTCCTCTCCTACAACGACCTTACGCCCGACGCCCCGGTCGACATCGTCGACCAGGTCAGCATTCCGCAGGGCTCGTCGTCCCCCGACCTGTCCGCCGCGACCGCCGGGGTCTCCAACGCATAA
- a CDS encoding EscU/YscU/HrcU family type III secretion system export apparatus switch protein gives MSETQEKQYDPTPRRLEKAREKGNVLRATEPVSVGLLLTAMAVFSVGGASAFQSLQDMAARIFLRSARMSLTPASLQRLVAEIGAQVAGMLAPLFIVLVVAAVGLNMVQSGWNVSFTPVQPQLSRVNPLEGLKQIFSSKGAFGFAKTLLKIGVVGPIAYFAMRPLIPEMVQVYTLPLPALLDQAADWFFALMWRVLMGLVVIAALDFAFERWKYYEDLKMSKKEMEDEQKETEGDPEFEEKRREKAKELAEQPRMDHAVMKSDAVVTNPTHYAIALRYDPDEAPAPRVLLKGVRKRALRIKELAAEFDVPTFENRSLAHALYENVPEEEEIPEELYPAVAAILAEVYEQRGDV, from the coding sequence ATGAGTGAGACGCAGGAAAAACAGTACGACCCCACGCCCCGACGCCTCGAAAAGGCGCGCGAGAAGGGAAACGTGCTCCGGGCCACGGAGCCGGTCTCCGTGGGGCTTCTGCTGACGGCGATGGCCGTCTTTTCGGTGGGGGGCGCCTCGGCGTTTCAGTCCCTGCAGGACATGGCGGCGCGCATTTTTCTCCGGTCGGCGCGCATGTCCCTCACCCCGGCGTCGCTCCAGCGCCTCGTCGCGGAGATCGGGGCGCAGGTCGCCGGGATGCTGGCCCCCCTCTTCATTGTGCTCGTCGTGGCGGCGGTGGGGCTGAACATGGTCCAGTCCGGGTGGAACGTGTCGTTCACCCCGGTCCAGCCGCAGCTGAGCCGGGTGAACCCCCTGGAGGGGCTGAAGCAGATTTTTTCCTCGAAGGGGGCCTTCGGCTTCGCGAAAACCCTCCTCAAGATCGGGGTGGTGGGGCCCATCGCGTACTTCGCCATGCGGCCGCTCATTCCCGAGATGGTGCAGGTCTACACGCTGCCGCTGCCGGCCCTGCTCGACCAGGCGGCCGACTGGTTCTTTGCGCTGATGTGGCGGGTGCTGATGGGCCTCGTCGTGATTGCGGCGCTCGACTTCGCGTTCGAGCGCTGGAAGTACTACGAGGACCTCAAGATGAGCAAAAAAGAAATGGAGGACGAACAGAAGGAAACGGAGGGGGACCCGGAGTTCGAAGAGAAGCGCCGGGAGAAGGCCAAGGAGCTGGCCGAGCAGCCGCGCATGGACCACGCCGTCATGAAGTCGGACGCGGTTGTTACAAACCCGACCCACTACGCCATTGCCCTCCGCTACGACCCCGACGAGGCGCCGGCCCCGCGGGTGCTGCTGAAGGGCGTGCGCAAGCGCGCACTCCGGATTAAAGAGCTCGCCGCCGAATTTGACGTGCCTACGTTCGAAAATCGGTCCCTGGCACACGCCTTGTACGAGAATGTGCCAGAGGAGGAGGAAATTCCGGAGGAGCTCTACCCGGCCGTCGCCGCCATCCTCGCCGAAGTATACGAGCAGCGCGGCGACGTCTGA
- a CDS encoding DUF4286 family protein: protein MLLYEVNLTVDGDTAPRYSSWLREHIRDMLELDGFEAAVWYATSDDGNTAPAPDEPTGERAWTVQYQVRDRDALQAYFDEHADELREAGPEHGDHVAADRRVLEQKRLFQG from the coding sequence ATGCTCCTCTACGAAGTCAACCTGACCGTCGACGGCGACACCGCCCCGCGCTACAGCTCGTGGCTACGCGAGCACATCCGGGACATGCTCGAGCTCGACGGGTTCGAGGCGGCCGTCTGGTACGCCACCAGCGACGACGGCAACACCGCACCGGCCCCCGACGAGCCGACCGGCGAGCGGGCCTGGACCGTGCAGTATCAGGTGCGCGACCGCGACGCCCTGCAGGCCTACTTCGACGAGCACGCCGATGAACTGCGGGAGGCCGGGCCCGAACACGGCGACCACGTGGCCGCCGACCGCCGCGTCCTCGAACAGAAGCGTCTTTTTCAGGGGTGA
- a CDS encoding FliO/MopB family protein, producing MVPASSDSPGVSPRRLAWYALYALGALVALWVLVQAAALVPSADGAESADGAPPEAPASSSVSSDAGVDLFTWGNLSALLVLVGGGGYALYVRRRVSSGEASAALRPIGQLALGQSQHLRLVACGDEVLLVGATEEAIELLKTYPREAFDESVLDAAEGGTAPPGGGGSSPQSAHFADVLKQFARQHSLS from the coding sequence ATGGTTCCCGCGTCCTCAGACTCGCCCGGAGTCTCTCCGCGCCGCCTGGCCTGGTACGCGCTGTACGCGCTGGGGGCGCTGGTGGCGCTTTGGGTGCTGGTCCAGGCCGCCGCGTTGGTGCCGTCCGCCGACGGGGCCGAGTCCGCCGACGGGGCCCCGCCGGAGGCCCCCGCGTCTTCGTCCGTGTCGTCGGACGCCGGCGTCGATCTCTTTACCTGGGGGAACCTGTCGGCCCTCCTGGTGCTGGTGGGCGGCGGGGGATACGCGCTCTATGTGCGCCGCCGCGTCTCGTCCGGGGAGGCCTCCGCTGCCCTCCGTCCGATCGGGCAGTTGGCCCTCGGGCAGTCGCAGCACCTTCGCCTCGTTGCGTGCGGGGACGAGGTGCTTCTGGTGGGCGCCACCGAGGAGGCGATCGAGCTTCTGAAAACGTACCCGCGAGAGGCGTTCGACGAGTCGGTGCTCGACGCGGCGGAGGGCGGCACGGCCCCACCGGGCGGGGGCGGGTCCTCGCCTCAGTCGGCGCACTTCGCCGACGTGCTGAAGCAGTTTGCCCGTCAACACTCCCTGTCGTGA
- the fliQ gene encoding flagellar biosynthesis protein FliQ, translating into MNADVAVYWLKESLRTGFMVLGPMLGMALLAGIVVSLFQAVTSMQEMTLSFIPKLIAIAVVFFFMMPWMIQMMTDFTAEIFAAIPSVSK; encoded by the coding sequence ATGAACGCAGATGTTGCCGTCTACTGGCTCAAAGAATCGCTCCGAACGGGATTTATGGTCCTCGGGCCCATGCTGGGCATGGCGCTGCTGGCCGGCATTGTCGTGAGCCTCTTCCAGGCCGTCACCTCCATGCAGGAGATGACGCTCAGCTTCATCCCGAAGCTCATCGCGATCGCCGTTGTCTTCTTCTTCATGATGCCGTGGATGATTCAGATGATGACCGACTTCACGGCCGAGATCTTCGCCGCCATTCCCAGCGTGTCGAAGTGA
- a CDS encoding HDOD domain-containing protein, with translation MQKQGLTLTFPTLPSTISKVEEFIASGQTDPAPLIDIVEHDPSVSLNVLRRVNSPYHGLQREVESIDRAVRLLGFVEVSSIVMIEGVEELREDFDAHSALLRQIAHSAVFTGRFAQGLTKALDVEEDWTRLAFSAGFIHAMGRLVLLHVQPDRYATLAEAGTMPLPDTEAEAHAFGENYRTLAPQAADHWELPERVCSVLQIAANPADEPESPSKMLGVSIRNGGDLARRDLDENFAASLDAPEGSENSEDSPVSRIDDLMMTVAQDASTYASEVGHF, from the coding sequence GTGCAGAAACAGGGCCTCACGCTCACGTTTCCGACCCTTCCGTCCACCATCTCGAAGGTGGAAGAATTTATCGCCTCCGGACAGACGGACCCCGCCCCGCTCATCGACATCGTGGAGCACGACCCGTCCGTCTCCCTCAACGTCCTTCGGCGCGTCAATTCTCCGTACCACGGCCTCCAGCGAGAAGTCGAAAGCATTGACCGCGCCGTCCGCCTTCTCGGGTTCGTCGAGGTCTCCTCGATCGTCATGATTGAGGGGGTGGAGGAGCTCCGGGAGGACTTCGACGCCCACTCCGCCCTGCTCCGCCAAATCGCCCACTCGGCCGTCTTTACCGGTCGGTTTGCGCAGGGGCTTACGAAGGCCCTCGACGTGGAGGAGGACTGGACCCGGCTGGCCTTCTCGGCCGGCTTCATCCACGCGATGGGGCGCCTCGTCCTGCTCCACGTCCAGCCGGACCGGTACGCGACGCTGGCCGAGGCGGGCACAATGCCCCTCCCCGACACCGAGGCCGAGGCCCATGCCTTCGGTGAAAACTACCGCACCCTGGCCCCGCAGGCGGCCGACCATTGGGAGCTGCCGGAGCGGGTCTGCTCGGTGCTTCAGATCGCCGCCAACCCGGCAGACGAGCCGGAGTCGCCCAGCAAGATGCTCGGGGTCTCCATCCGGAACGGTGGCGACCTGGCCCGTCGGGACCTCGATGAAAACTTCGCCGCATCGTTGGACGCCCCTGAGGGCTCTGAGAACTCTGAGGACTCTCCTGTGTCGAGGATCGACGACCTCATGATGACGGTCGCCCAGGACGCGTCGACCTACGCATCGGAGGTGGGCCACTTCTGA
- the fliR gene encoding flagellar biosynthetic protein FliR, giving the protein MSLLDTEYILRVLLVFVRVSGLMLAAPVFRQQTIPVRVRVLASVVLAYSLAGFATGPLPEHVTHDVGFMLVVLVEAGTGLVMGFTARIIFWAVSFAGTIMGYQMALSLAQTYNPISGTSSNPLGQILSYAFLLAFLLADGHHFLLRALAQSFEVVPLGGAELSGAGPPMLGWMGDFFRLAVRLAAPFLVILFLTDIALGIFARLVPQANLFTLSLPAKLLVGIGIFFVFVQGVFPFFPSLFGEIEQMVHAVLRIIAPG; this is encoded by the coding sequence ATGTCGCTGCTCGATACCGAATACATTCTGCGGGTGCTGCTCGTGTTCGTGCGGGTGAGCGGCCTGATGCTGGCGGCCCCGGTCTTTCGACAGCAAACCATTCCCGTGCGGGTGCGGGTGCTGGCCAGTGTGGTGCTGGCCTACAGCCTGGCGGGCTTCGCCACGGGGCCCCTGCCCGAGCACGTAACCCACGACGTCGGGTTCATGCTGGTCGTGCTGGTGGAGGCGGGCACGGGGCTCGTCATGGGCTTTACGGCGCGCATCATTTTCTGGGCGGTGAGCTTTGCGGGGACCATCATGGGGTACCAGATGGCGCTGAGCCTCGCGCAGACCTACAACCCGATCAGCGGCACGTCGAGCAACCCGCTCGGCCAGATTCTCTCGTATGCGTTTCTCCTCGCGTTTCTCCTGGCCGACGGGCACCACTTCCTCCTGCGGGCGCTCGCGCAGTCGTTTGAGGTGGTGCCGCTGGGCGGCGCCGAGCTGTCCGGGGCCGGGCCGCCGATGCTGGGGTGGATGGGGGACTTCTTCCGGCTCGCCGTCCGGCTGGCGGCGCCGTTCCTGGTGATCCTCTTCCTAACCGACATCGCGCTGGGCATCTTCGCGCGCCTGGTGCCGCAGGCGAACCTCTTTACGCTCAGCCTGCCCGCAAAGCTGCTCGTGGGCATTGGAATCTTCTTTGTCTTTGTGCAGGGCGTCTTTCCGTTCTTCCCGTCGCTGTTTGGGGAGATTGAGCAGATGGTGCACGCGGTGCTCCGGATCATTGCCCCCGGGTAG
- a CDS encoding sigma-70 family RNA polymerase sigma factor — MSRDLQPLVEQYLDDPTPSNREAVVMAALPLVRSIIGKISVPDHLLAAHEDLESVGIVGLLEALDNYDPEQAQFATHAYRRIRGNIIDYLRSIDVLSREKRKKMGAVQEALSSLRQMLGEEPSDEDVADYMGMAVEAYHDLLRDAQCRFSLSLSRPSEDDDHTMLDVLPSDDGTEGFEQFEQASTQKHLEDLIQTLPERQQTILGLYYTEDLTLQEIGEVLDLSAARISQLLGKIQLTLQSKFEEHAH; from the coding sequence ATGTCCCGTGACCTGCAGCCCCTCGTCGAGCAGTACCTCGACGACCCGACCCCGTCGAACCGAGAGGCCGTCGTGATGGCGGCGCTCCCCCTCGTACGCTCCATCATCGGCAAGATCAGCGTGCCCGACCACCTGCTTGCCGCGCACGAGGACCTGGAGAGCGTCGGGATCGTCGGGCTGCTCGAAGCCCTCGACAACTACGATCCGGAGCAGGCCCAGTTTGCGACGCATGCGTACCGGCGCATCCGGGGCAACATCATCGACTACCTCCGCTCAATCGACGTGCTCTCGCGGGAAAAGCGCAAGAAGATGGGCGCGGTGCAGGAGGCGCTCTCGTCGCTCCGACAGATGCTGGGGGAGGAGCCGTCGGACGAGGACGTGGCCGACTACATGGGGATGGCCGTGGAGGCGTACCACGACCTTCTCCGGGACGCGCAGTGCCGCTTCTCCCTCTCCCTCTCGCGGCCCAGCGAGGACGACGACCACACGATGCTCGATGTGCTCCCGAGCGACGACGGGACCGAAGGGTTCGAGCAGTTCGAACAGGCGTCTACGCAGAAGCACCTCGAAGACCTGATCCAGACGCTTCCGGAGCGCCAGCAGACGATCCTGGGCCTGTACTACACGGAAGACCTGACCCTCCAAGAGATCGGCGAGGTGCTTGACCTGAGCGCCGCCCGCATCTCGCAGCTCCTCGGAAAAATTCAGCTCACCCTGCAGTCGAAGTTCGAAGAGCACGCCCACTGA